In Xyrauchen texanus isolate HMW12.3.18 chromosome 45, RBS_HiC_50CHRs, whole genome shotgun sequence, a single window of DNA contains:
- the LOC127637731 gene encoding arg8-vasotocin receptor translates to MRHLSGKLHDPWAILTTIWPSSVKYQSLISLSRRFLSTPAFSVLSVVPGVLKTQGTLSGSPLCCLLRTSVHARNEANEDMRLSSYLMLQHRESTRKFTRENFTVCSILAPDPIMGRIANQTTASNDTDPFGRNEEVAKMEITVLSVTFFVAVIGNLSVLLAMHNTKKKSSRMHLFIKHLSLADMVVAFFQVLPQLCWEITFRFYGPDFLCRIVKHLQVLGMFASTYMMVMMTLDRYIAICHPLKTLQQPTKRAYIMIGSTWLCSLLLSTPQYFIFSLSEIQNGSYVYDCWGHFIEPWGIRAYITWITVGIFLIPVIILMICYGFICHTIWKNIKCKTMRGTRNTKNGMIGKVSVSSVTIISRAKLRTVKMTLVIVLAYIVCWAPFFIVQMWSVWDENFSWDDSENAAVTLSALLASLNSCCNPWIYMLFSGHLLYDFLRCFPCCKKPRNMLQKEDSDSSIRRNTLLTKLAAARMTNDGFDSWRDPCNSRKSSQSIGLDCFCKSSQCLQHDYSRKSSQCIPIDCSRKSSQCMSKES, encoded by the exons ATGAGACACTTGTCAGGGAAACTGCATGACCCCTGGGCAATCCTCACGACGATTTGGCCCAGTTCTGTGAAGTATCAGAgtctaatctctctctctcgaagaTTCTTGAGCACACCGGCGTTTTCAGTTTTGAGTGTGGTCCCAGGGGTGTTGAAGACGCAGGGGACTCTGTCCGGATCACCTCTCTGTTGTCTTTTACGCACGAGTGTCCATGCGCGCAATGAAGCCAATGAGGACATGCGCCTCTCCTCATACCTGATGCTACAGCACCGAGAAAGCACGCGCAAATTTACACGTGAGAATTTCACCGTGTGTTCGATCCTCGCGCCCGACCCAATCATGGGCAGAATTGCGAACCAAACCACGGCAAGCAACGACACCGACCCGTTCGGCCGGAACGAAGAAGTGGCCAAAATGGAGATCACGGTTTTGAGCGTAACTTTCTTTGTGGCCGTAATCGGCAACCTGAGCGTGCTGCTGGCCATGCATAACACCAAGAAGAAGAGTTCGCGCATGCACCTGTTCATTAAGCACCTGAGCCTCGCGGACATGGTGGTGGCTTTCTTTCAGGTCCTCCCCCAGCTCTGCTGGGAGATCACCTTCAGGTTTTACGGTCCTGACTTCCTTTGCCGGATTGTTAAGCATCTCCAAGTCCTGGGGATGTTCGCATCCACCtatatgatggtgatgatgacaCTAGACCGCTACATCGCCATATGCCACCCGCTGAAGACCCTACAGCAGCCCACAAAGCGCGCATACATCATGATCGGGTCTACTTGGTTGTGCAGCCTGTTGCTCAGCACCCCTCAATACTTCATCTTCTCCCTAAGCGAGATCCAGAACGGCTCGTATGTGTATGACTGCTGGGGACACTTCATCGAGCCGTGGGGCATACGCGCCTACATCACCTGGATCACTGTGGGCATCTTTCTCATCCCGGTCATCATCCTAATGATCTGCTACGGCTTCATATGCCACACTATCTGGAAAAACATCAAGTGCAAGACTATGAGAGGCACGCGCAACACTAAAAACGGGATGATCGGAAAGGTGTCTGTCAGTAGCGTCACCATCATATCAAGAGCCAAACTAAGAACGGTGAAAATGACGTTAGTGATTGTTTTGGCTTACATCGTGTGCTGGGCGCCGTTCTTCATCGTGCAAATGTGGTCAGTCTGGGATGAGAACTTCTCCTGGGATG ATTCTGAAAATGCAGCTGTGACCCTCTCTGCCCTGCTGGCGAGTCTCAACAGCTGCTGTAACCCGTGGATCTATATGCTCTTTAGTGGCCACCTCCTCTACGACTTCCTACGCTGTTTCCCTTGTTGCAAAAAACCCAGAAACATGTTACAGAAAGAGGATTCAGACAGCAGCATTAGGAGGAACACCCTTCTGACCAAGCTGGCCGCTGCCCGCATGACCAATGATGGCTTTGACTCTTGGAGGGACCCGTGCAACTCCCGAAAGTCCAGTCAGTCTATAGGGCTAGATTGTTTCTGCAAATCAAGTCAGTGTTTGCAACATGACTACTCTCGCAAATCCAGTCAGTGTATTCCCATCGACTGCTCCCGCAAATCAAGTCAATGCATGTCTAAGGAGTCTTAG